AAGGAATTCATTTCTCAATTTGGTTTCCTGCAAATTACTGGAATGCTTTTCACATTCCTGATGGAGTTGAGCACCTgattttctttcactctgtaGTTCAACTCATCTCAAACCATTTCAGTTtggtgattgtggaggccaggtcatctaatgcagcactccatcactctccatGGTCAAATAGCGCTCAGATAGCCTGGAAATGTGTTTTGGGTTATTGTTCTGTTAAAgaacaaatgatggtcccactagGCACAAACTATAAGGGATGGAAAGTCACTAAAGAATGCTGTGATAGCCATGCTGGCTGAGTGTggcctaatttttttttttattttggcccAAGCaattctccttttcttcttggTCTCCCTCAATGGTTGTCAGTGTTGTAAGAGAAAACAGTACTAGAGAGAAAGGTAAAAAGTTGGTTAACAGTCTGTAGTTATggagcaaacacctgcgtggCACAGAAAACTATGATAACTCAGGCTGAGGTTTAACCAGAGCTGCAAGGTGTTACACCATATAAAAATGCTCTGGTTTTAGCTGTCTCTTAGAGTGGAACAAGCCCCCCCAATGTCAAAGAGAAGATGTGCAAAGCAGCGTCAGTGTCTGCCActtgtgaagcatttatgtggacTCTAATCTGAGGTATTGTAAATTAGTGATTTCTGTGGCTGATAACTGTAATGGACTTaacctctgcagcagaggtaactcttggtcttcctttcctgtggAAGTCATGAGAGCCAGTTTatagtgtttgatggttttgcAACTGCACTTTGATCATCATGTCAAAGTAATGATGAATGACTACAGTAGTTGAAAAGGGGCCATTTATTGTATGCCAAaagagaaggtgtgtccaaactttcgGTACAGTAATTCTTACAAAATTATAATCACTCTCTGTGTGGTGACTAAAGTTGTACAAATACAAAGTGTCATTGTTATTGCATGATTCATGTCTCTTTCTGGTTGCAGTTCAGGGAGATGGAGAAAGGGATGGTGTGCCTCAGTGGCAAAAAGTCTGTCATCCAATCATGCACTGAAGTCGCTGGTTCCCACCCTCTGCCTGGTGGTCGTGGTGATATATGGGCTGGCTGACAAACTCCGAAACTTTGTGGCTGGCATCTTCATCCCTCAGTACCACTATCCGTATGCAGTGGCTCTCTGCTTTGGACAGGTTAGTGCCTGCTGACAATTCACACTTCACAatcaacaaaatcaaatcattatTTGCCTGTCAACAGTACCTGTGTATCTTAATAATTGTGTGACAATGCTCCATACTGTGTCTTACTTCATGTTTAGTTTACACAGTATTACGAAGGGTATTTGCTTAGGCTGCAATTACATGTGCCTTCAGGTTATCTCTGAAATAAGCAATTGAGCAGCTCGCACACTGCGGGGCCCAATGCAAACTTATTACACCGAGGCGATGTTTGGAGCACAAATGGAGTGAGACAGTTCAGACAACTTaagctaaaaaaacacaagcgaACGCACCCTCCCAACAGCACCTGCAGGCCCAGAGGGATTTAAATTATTTGCTTATCGCTCCTCAATATctttatgtattcatatatgCAGGGAGTGTTGAAGTCTGAGCCCAGTAGTTTGTAGTATAGTCAAGTCATACTAGAGTATACATACTGTACTAAGTGCATAATAAACTCACACATACTTTATGtacttttaagtaaaaaatgtgtcaaagacAAAGGTTATGAGACAATTCTTTAGAAAGTATGTAGTAGTGGTATTTCACAGTTGATAAACACCTGTGCATGATAGATGTTTAACCAAGTGGTTGACCTAAGGACTGACATGTAATGATAGATGTTTAACCAAGTGGTTGACCTAAGGACTGACATGTAAGTGTGACCCTGTCCAGAGGCTGAGATTAGCAATGGATCTCTGTGTCATTCATTGACTAAACAAGGCAGCGCAAACCCCGTGATTCACAAGTTCTGAAGTAGCAACACTGGGAGGGACTGTAAGGACTGAATGACATTAGTTCTGTAGGTTAACGCTGCCTTCTGTCCAGAGGCTATAGTTGCAGTTGTTCACGTGGGATATGGCTTGTTATAATGTCAGTGAATTGCAGAAGTTGGATGGGTTTCTAGTTCATATCCACACACCCTTGATCTTTGTCCTCTGTTAATGAGTCAGCGACACAAAGGCTGGATATAATAAAACACGATACATTTTTAAGATGATCccattattcattttatgattaaTTCAGTATTCAGTTAACAGTAGAGTATAGtcattgttgtcttttcttttccaggtCCTGATCTCTCTCTTAGTCTTAAATCTCCTCCATGCCCTGCATCTGGTGCCACTGAAGAATTACTCCAGGCCTCTGGGTGAGAGGCTGTTGGTTCCTGCTATCTGTAACAGCATCCATGCTGTTCTGGCCATGTGGGCCAAGGCTAACAGCTCATATTCCAGTCTCTACGCCCTCAGCTTGACTCTATACCCGATAGTAACTGCAGGCTTTGGTTTCTGCCTGAAGCTGGCATTCCCACCGTCTATCCAcatctatgttttcatttccatcctGAGTGGGACATCGTTTGTCATCACAGGTAAAAAGACGTAGATTATATTTAGAGGTGAAATTCAACTCGGCACAATTTAACCTCTAATCTTCCTCTCCGTCTGCAGTCTCTCAGGGTCTGGCAGGTGTTGAGCATCTGGACTACATATATGCACCTCTGGCTTTAATCCTCCATAGTCTTTCTCTGACTTGGCTGGCTAAAGTATCTGACGCTGAGCACCAAAACCCCCCTGGTGCCCAAGCCTCCGTTTTTGACATCTATTACACCCAGCTGGTCAACCAGAGCTGGGTGCTGGGTCTCCTGTGGCTGGTTCACCCGGACTCTCCCTGGAAGGTGTTCAGTCACAGCAGCTGGCGCACCCTACTCTTCCATGGATACCTACTCGCTATTCTCCTGCTGGGGATGGTGCTAAACTTCCTGGTCTGTATATCggctctgtgtgtctcaccgCTTGCCGCTGCAGTGTTACACTCAGCAAGACAGGTGGCACAGCCGTTCTTCCACCTTTTGTAGTTACATTTGAAAGGGCTGAGAAGAATTATTGATTGGTTTCTAGTGTAGTAGTGTAGTGTAACTGACCACACCGTCATTTTAGTCTGTGGAGAATAACAAtttaactttctttctttcatttataGTAACATGACCCATGCTACTGAGGCCTTTTAGTAGTATCAGCTGAGATTAAACACAAAGTGTCAGCAGTATTTATGACCATGATATCATATTACATATAAAATACTAATGATTTACAGCTGGGACAGATACTGCACATGCCTTTAACACATGTCCCGTTGTGCAGTTTTATCACTCCTGCTCATGCAAAAACCTATATGACGATATCAGAGTAGTGACGCAATTGAGCACTCATATCTGTGCATGTATATAACCAAAAGATCTGAAGACCAAACTATGTAAAGACAGATCATCTTGCTCTGGGTGAGTGCAAAACgttatttttcataattttaaacaacaatgatagagaagagaggcagagagatgttttctttctacattaatgtcatatttcttaatgTATATAGTGTAAATTTGAGGAGAATTGTAGCAGAATTTTAAAATGACTGCCTAAAAAACAGAGAGTTTTTGAGAGGAGACACGTTTGGAGACTACCTACTGATTCCCAACAGTATTTAAGAGGTTTAAACTTTCATGTTTcactggatctttttttttttttttcaaccaaagTTCTGTGGAAGTTTTCCCTAAATGATTCCGACAACTGTTTTTCGGATGAGAAGGGATAACGATGAAGGTTGTTTATACTGGACACAGACTGTTGAACTCTATTACGTTCTATAATATTTAAACTCAGGTCCTTGACTGCCTTAATGTTTAACCAGACGTTAACCCTTGAATGAATCTGACTGCTGAGGTTTGTCGGAGGAGATGGGGTCACGATGAGATGAGCTAAATGGTGGGCACACAGATTTCTTTATATCTACTAAGTACAATTATATcctaaagtaaatatttaaacgAATGTGAAAAGAATGCTGAACTACCCGATTGTGCAATCTGTATTTAATAAGCTAAAGACACTGAAAGAAGAACTTTATTtccaaaaatatttattttttaacaacaaCCAAATGTAAGTGCTGTGAAAAACACTAAGCATTAAACAAAGCAGCTTGTAATAAAAGTCCTCTGTAAAACCTGAtcaatgtgttttgtgtactgCTGTATAGAGGTAGCAACACCCCTTCACAACCATTGGCTGATATGTCTCTGGTTTCCTGTCTTAAGTGCTGTCTGGCAGCAAGATAAACAggtgaaatgataaatataGCAAACACTTAAACTGatattgacttttttaaagtgtgtcttttttttaggtggctaaAGGATGTTTTAGTTCCTTCTGTCTTCTCCAAACTGTGGGCACACTGACTGTCATCTACTGACTCTGGATAAGTGCTTCATACACCCCCCATAAATCCAAAACACACCGCTTTAAGTGAAGCCTCGTCGACTGTAGATGCTGGTTCTTGCCGTGTGTTTGGACCTCCTCTCCATATCGCCACATTCATTATCTGTGTCTGCTTATTGCCCTTAAGAGGGATCAGAGTTGGGTGGTATGTGCAGACCCAGACTCTGCAGCAGGTTAGAAGCCGGTCCTGCCAGTCCGGCCTGGCAGCTGAGGGACTCCAGCAGGTTTGAGACTAGATTGAGGTCGACATCAAGAGGCTGGatctcctcctccgtctcaTCCGGTCCTCCGCGACTGTCCGTGGCAGGGGGATGAGGGGAGCCATCGTCCAAGCCTGCCTTGTTGTAATTCTGTAGAAAGGATAAATATGACTGGAGTCAGGTACATGAGCATTATGTCACCAAAAGGGTGAAACAGTAATCATAATTATTTACCGTCTGACTGAAGCTTTGTCCTATATTCGTGCTCATCAGCTCCTGATCCATCTGGTCCATGTATCTCCTGAGACCATCTAAAGCTTCTGTCCCATTCATCTCTGTGTGACCAGAcgacccctcctcctcctcctcctcttcttcatccttctcctcctcctccccatcatcatcatcgtcatcatcatcaagatCATCTGAATCgagctcttcttctttgcttccttaaaaaataaaaagacaaatgttgCTTCCACCTTGCTCATTAGCCGACAGGAACTACAGTTTGTACTTCTGCATTTTTAGAGTCACAGGATCTGATGGGACACCAAATAAGGCATAACAGCAGCACATGGAACtcaaaactgtcaaactaggcagCGTTGAACAAATAGGATCAAAAATTTTGAGCCtcaaatattttcagaaaaatattttagtgTATCGTTTGGCTGTAATATGAGAAGGTTTGTGAccagacatttatttatgagtgagtgacaggaatgcagggagacagagacggggaatgacatgcaggaaagagccacaggtcggattcaaacgaaagagccacaggtcggattcaaaccctgggcttctgcagcgaGGACTTtgccttcgcacatggggcggctgctctgcCAACTGAGCCCCCCGTGACCAGACGATACAAAACCAAGCTCTTCCATAACTTCTACATACCTAGCAGTCTGTCCAGTGCGTTGGCCATGGAGTCAGGATCGAAACTAAAAGGCTGAGCTGAACTGCACCtggaatacaaataaaaacaatgtgcaaTCTGAACTGAGAGAATGTTGGAGGGACGACCGGATGAGTTGGCAGACCATGAACAGAATAAATTGTTAAAATTAATTATGTGCACTGGCCAGATAGTCTGTCTCACCAGGGCATTTCAGCACCCTCATGTGATGACATGGCATTGAGGAAGTTCTTCATCCCCTGGCTGACTGCTATCAGGCTGTAagcaccctcctcttcctctctgttgccccccttctcctttctcctcctctcctctgccccTTCGTGCTGCGTCTCTTTTGTGGAACTGGAGTTTTGGCTGCCAACATCAGCTCTTCCCCCGCTCCTCTCCTGCAACATGCGCTCCAAATCCTGAGCTGTGATATCCAGCCAGCTGTCACctggagacagacacaaagaaaaaaaaaaaactaattatggGAAATGTTTGAAAAGGGAGACAGGGTGGAGAATGGAGGAGGCATACCAAAAGGACAGAAACTGAAAGGAATTGGCAGGAAGCAGAAAATCCCAGTTGgtagagacagaaaaatgcaatgcTTACTTTCTACCAGGGTCAAATAAGCCTTGCTTAAAAAGGTAAGGCAGGCAGACTTTACTGACCAAAATGATATCTGTAAAGATCGTCCATGTTTAACTGAGTAAATTACACTTAAGAGAGGGGTAATGTCTCTAATCCGAactgctaatctaaaaaaataacaatgtatATTCCATAATTTCTCACACATTATTCTATTTGTTAGTTTCagacattttgatattttgtttcTGATGACATGTCAAGCCACCGTTTGGCCCAAAGACAGATTTTCACTCACTGTCCTCTTGGGGGAGCTGTGACTCTTgtttcttcagctcctccaggtTGAAGGATTTGCAgctgtgcagcagctggagaaTCTCCTCACCCGGGGATGAAGCACTGAGGAAAAGTACACAATaggtacattcagacagataCACTCGGATGTCAATTGTTCAGTTACGTGCACATGCTTGTATATAGCTCCGAGTCCTCACCTCGATTTTGAAGCGACGGACTGTTTGAAGAAGTTCTGTGCGGATCTTGTCAGTTCTCTGTAACGGGATGATCCTTCCAGTTCTCCCTGCATTTGACAGCATTAAGATCAAAAACTTAACTTTATGCATCATTAACAAAGTTTACTATTATGTCAAGCCTAATATTCCAGGTTTGGctcttcatttaaaaacaaactaacccGGAAGTAGTCGTTCCTTTTAAGACTGTCCATGAAACCTTTCCACTGAGGGTTACAACTGACGGGGGCATCAGGCTCTGATGATGGCAGCCTGCACTTAGAACACAGGATCTCAAAGCCATGGGCCTgagagcaggacacacacacacacacacagacataaataatacaaatataaccCTAAAAAGTCATTACAGGCCATCAGAATGAAGAGGAAACACAGCTGGCAGCTCACCAGTTTCATGCCAAGTTCATGGGCTTTGTACTGGGGATGAGAGCGAGGAGGCAGGGTGAAGCCGCTCCTCCGGTCGGGGaggaactgctgctgctgcagctgggcGTACAAGCAACGTGTGAATGTCAcctggaaatatatatatagaagtaCATGGTTACGGTTTGCATGAAGACATTTCAACCTCTACTTTTTGCTTTGACTGCCATAATTGGGAATCTTTTAAGTGTGTTTACCGAGGTGAGGACTTGTGTGTCGGGAGGAAACGCCTTGAAGCTTCGACACGCCTGCAGATCTATCGGATCTCGCAGGTAGAACGCTGACACTGCAGGCGCAACCAGGTCTGGTCGTTGCGC
This genomic stretch from Larimichthys crocea isolate SSNF chromosome III, L_crocea_2.0, whole genome shotgun sequence harbors:
- the si:ch211-248a14.8 gene encoding uncharacterized protein si:ch211-248a14.8 isoform X1; its protein translation is MTTDPCTEQHLPRMTACLLGKSSGRWRKGWCASVAKSLSSNHALKSLVPTLCLVVVVIYGLADKLRNFVAGIFIPQYHYPYAVALCFGQVLISLLVLNLLHALHLVPLKNYSRPLGERLLVPAICNSIHAVLAMWAKANSSYSSLYALSLTLYPIVTAGFGFCLKLAFPPSIHIYVFISILSGTSFVITVSQGLAGVEHLDYIYAPLALILHSLSLTWLAKVSDAEHQNPPGAQASVFDIYYTQLVNQSWVLGLLWLVHPDSPWKVFSHSSWRTLLFHGYLLAILLLGMVLNFLVCISALCVSPLAAAVLHSARQVAQPFFHLL
- the si:ch211-248a14.8 gene encoding uncharacterized protein si:ch211-248a14.8 isoform X2; amino-acid sequence: MSLSSGRWRKGWCASVAKSLSSNHALKSLVPTLCLVVVVIYGLADKLRNFVAGIFIPQYHYPYAVALCFGQVLISLLVLNLLHALHLVPLKNYSRPLGERLLVPAICNSIHAVLAMWAKANSSYSSLYALSLTLYPIVTAGFGFCLKLAFPPSIHIYVFISILSGTSFVITVSQGLAGVEHLDYIYAPLALILHSLSLTWLAKVSDAEHQNPPGAQASVFDIYYTQLVNQSWVLGLLWLVHPDSPWKVFSHSSWRTLLFHGYLLAILLLGMVLNFLVCISALCVSPLAAAVLHSARQVAQPFFHLL
- the ecd gene encoding protein ecdysoneless homolog, producing the protein MDALQRRVIQEDMVQYKLFLIQPHGSDPQQTEQHLTRLLEEILAKVAPHLIQYIWQHQSFKLKYHPEKGDVPAHIGGSTQFGDNVEDEWFIVYLLQKITEAFPELAASIVDNDGEFLLIEAADYLPKWLNPDTSENRVFFCRGELHILPCPSKSSPVGISKDVVPSVAQALALLSAHPEACQANPKISSALRKRLEGYPEKIQTGLHRAHCFVPAGVATVLAQRPDLVAPAVSAFYLRDPIDLQACRSFKAFPPDTQVLTSVTFTRCLYAQLQQQQFLPDRRSGFTLPPRSHPQYKAHELGMKLAHGFEILCSKCRLPSSEPDAPVSCNPQWKGFMDSLKRNDYFRGELEGSSRYRELTRSAQNFFKQSVASKSSASSPGEEILQLLHSCKSFNLEELKKQESQLPQEDSDSWLDITAQDLERMLQERSGGRADVGSQNSSSTKETQHEGAEERRRKEKGGNREEEEGAYSLIAVSQGMKNFLNAMSSHEGAEMPWCSSAQPFSFDPDSMANALDRLLGSKEEELDSDDLDDDDDDDDGEEEEKDEEEEEEEEGSSGHTEMNGTEALDGLRRYMDQMDQELMSTNIGQSFSQTNYNKAGLDDGSPHPPATDSRGGPDETEEEIQPLDVDLNLVSNLLESLSCQAGLAGPASNLLQSLGLHIPPNSDPS